aactgAAATCGATTTCACTTTCTGAATCTGTTTTTCAGCTGAAACTGTGTAAAATATCAAGTCTGCCCACAGACTGTATAGTCAGCTTTTGAGTGTGTtcaagaaaaatgtcatttactTGGTCcctctttgcttttttctccatttGGATCAGTTCTCAGTATTTTGGCATTTCCACTGATGTAAGGCGAACCAAGGGAAAAGGTCCAACTCTAAGTTCTTCTTTCTATAACTTGTTGACGTTCAAGTGAAACACTTTGTGGGTGGGGAAGTCTGGGACTTTTAAATGCAATGAAATGTTTGTATCTGCCTGTGTCACTATACTGTGGCTTCCCCATCAACTCAGACATTTGACTGGGGCCCTCAGTCTGACTTTCTGGCTACTGAGACAACATACACACTTATCTTTCAAAACTCATGACGTGATTTCAAGTTTCAGAAAAATGGTGAAAGTTCTTACTTCcaccaactgatttttttctaaagttgAAGTTCTATTCCAACAAAAGATGAGTCCTATAAATTTCAAACTCTTTTGctctaaattttttcttaaataatcctAAAAAATTGTtccattatttgttttataaagagtcatttatttttatagaagcaATAATTACTGAGtgaatataattatacaattcctTCACCcacataaattcaaaatattagaaaaacataTGTGGAATTAAAGTGAGCAAATCAATTCAAATAGGACCATATTATAAAATCTACCTTTGTAGGGCTATGAAGATTAAAGAAAACTTATGACTGTGCATAAAACACTATCTGGTAtctagtagatgttcaataaatggtcaATGCTTCTGCTTCCCAGGGTACTTACATCATATTGATTTGGACTAGGCCAGCAGAGGGCGCTCACGGCGCTGTGAGATTTGATGAGCAGCCTTCAGCTCTCTAATCCAAATGACCCCTTCATTTAGTTTTTCCTATCAAACCCTAATTACTACTAAATACATTATATCAAACTATGTACTTTTCTCACACACCTAATTACATGGTGGTGATGTTTCCAAAGATAATAGTGACATTTATGAATtccatagcaataaaaataattttgggtaataaaaagcaaaatacccAAATTTTAGAAGAGATACGGGACATGAAAGTACTAAATCTAAGATCTTTTCCTTCAGCTAATCTAGTagcaaaaaagtcaaaatatcaaaacatcaaatttagaaatcattctcaaagtatttcttttttgaaacactTGTATTTAAATGTCATATTCTCAGACTACCGAATCAAAATCTGATAATGGACAGCAATCATGTTCAGTTAATGTGAGAAATAGTTCATATAACCATAGGACTGAAAAAGCCAGCTATTTCAgtctcttattattttattttgattttatttgattCTATTCTAGTCTATCTAGAAAGAGAGCTCAACATTCAGCAAATGTCTCCAGAGAGCAGTGCTAAACTTTGGGGTTGCAATTTTATAATCTGGGCTAATCCTGAGTCTTCACTAGGCCTCACAACTCCAGACAACAAGGAAACTTGTGAACTTGATTCTAGATTCAGGGTCTCCACCAAGGACCTTGGTCCCAAACTTCTTCAAAATCCTGCAGAAAACCTACACAAGTCTTTTTAATAACTACAGCAAAAAATGTACCCTGATATATTTAGTGAGCATAACTTAGAGAAAGTTACTGTCCAATTATTATATCTACTAGGTTCTGAGTAGTTGtaatacacataaacacaaatatgaattcatttaatttttataacatccctatgaggtaggtattatcatcatcatcccaATTTTATGAATTATGAAGCTGAAACAGGGGAGACTAAACATCTTGCCTAAGGGCACACCACTAATATTCAGGGAAAAGATTCAAATCACATTCTCAATCACCACCCTATGCTGCTGTACAATTTATGATTAGTACTTTTCCATGTTACTTCCAGATATTGACATTGTTAATAATCCCACACTATAATCTTGTATTTCTAAAATAACCTACAactcaaatattatatattaacttCCAACActagaaagtaaaggaaaaaattctgTACTTCCATGGCTTTCAATTACTctcttgaatttaaaaattcatttggaaaaactATCAATAATGTGTGTATACCATTTTGTGTATCTCTGAAATaagatcaaaacaaaaatgtgaacagAAACAAAGCTCCAGGGAAATCTACCTGGTAGCCAGTATCAAAATTCTGTGCTTGGCTTTGGAATTCATAGGGTAAGAtgtatgcaggaaaaaaaaattaaaagagatcaGGAAGAtagcaaagtttaaaaatatgtgcaagaaataaaaatcagtgagGAATTTATCACATTGTCCTGACCAATGCAAGGTCAAACTGAGATGAGTTACAGATATCAAAGGACATGTCTCTGGGAAGAATGTAAAGGGTAGAATTAGATGTGGAGACAACAATTGAAGAACAAAATGATGACAGTCTAATGACTACTAGAAAACTTTCACAAGAATCCAAAAGATGGTATTGGGTTGATCTTGGCCTAAAAGGTTTCACAAACAGATGGTAGACATTGACCAAGGTCGTCTTCTACATAGAGCATGATTTTAAAAGGATATGTCTAATCCACTCCACATAAGGAGTCCCATAAAAGGGATTCAAAAGCTAAGTCTACAGTCTTACTATTTGTAAACATACGCATTGTGAATTATAGTATTTCAtgcaatttctataaaatttctcatttattaaaattcttgGGGATAAATTGAGAACAAACATTACTGAGCCCAGTCCTGTCACTTGTAAGTCCAATTAGAACATCCTCATGTTCTAATTTGATGTTTCCAGCtattcttcaaattaaaaatcCCTGCTTTTAAATACAGTAAATTTCAAGGTCCCCATCTCAGGAGCGGGTGTTATTGTTTAGATTGCCTTGTGTGAGTAAATGGAGGCTTTCGAACCCAAGGCTGACATAGATCCCTTGGAATGAGGCTGAAATGTGCAGCCAATCCCACAGGATTTCACCCAAATCTGGAAAATGTATCcattcatttcacatttattgagaacacaTTTCACATGTGCTCTTCAAACTGGTCAGAACTGGCTCCACTACTCAGGTTTCACTCCTGCAGGAAGCTTTCTCTCATCATTCATTTCTTCTCACCACTGTGTACCTCTCTGTTGTCATCCTTATTACATTATCTCGTAATTAATTATCTGTTACCTGTCTCTCCTGTCATCTAGACTGAGTTCCTTGAGGGCTTCAACCACGTCTCATTCAACTTTGTATTTCCAGCACATAAGTAATCAATAAAATGTATTGAATTAATGCAGGAACAACCCAGTTAAAAGAGTTGTCACTTGCTGTCATTCCGCACTTCTCAACCCTCTGAGGTCTGGCTTCACCATTCAAACTTGCCTTACCAAGATTACTAATGAACTGATTCTCTCTAAACCCAATGAAACCTCATAAGTTCTCATCTTGTTTGATGTCTTGGCAACTTTTAACACTGCCAACCACTTCTCCAGACACTCTTTTCCTTTGACTTCTATCATGCCGCACTGACCTGACTTTCTTGCTACCTCTTTGGCTTCTCTTTCTATGCCTTTTTCTCAGGCTCCTCTTTTCTTTTACAGTGTTCTCAACGATGGATGAATACTGGAATCATCTGGGGACCTCTGGCAACACCTGATGCCCTATCTAGACCCACCCCAGAGATTTTATTAGTTTGGGATGGGGACACCCAAACTGGTATTCTTAAAGATCTGCAGAATTTAAGTTGCAGCCAAAGTTGAGTAGTACTATTCTAGCCTCTTCTCAAATTGTAGGACTCCTCAGTAATCTACCCTTGGGCCCTTTGATCTAGTCACCCTAAAGAGTTCCCAGGTTAAGCTCATTTACCTCCATGGCTTTGATTATCATCTCTATGTCAATTACTCTTGCCTCTGAATTGCCAGTACAGACCTCTCTCCTGCCCACCAGATCCATACATCCAACAGATTACTGGACATTACTTCTGTCTCACAGGAACCTCAAGCCAATGAAACTCATCATTTTGCCAGAAATCCTGTtgctcttccctttctccatacTTTGCACCATCATCCAGGCAACAGCCCAAGTCAGAACCCTGGGTAACATCTTTGAAAgcttcttctttctctcattcaATAATTACCAACTGCTGTTGATTCTGTCTTCTAAAGATCTGCAGAATCTCAGTATTTTTCTCTATTCACACTGCCACTGTTCTAGTACAGGAATCTATAATCTGTAGCCTAAATTATAACAAAATCCTCCCACTACCTTCAGTCTTAACCCATTTACTCCAAAACATTCACTACTCTTCAACCAGAAGAATCTGTCAAATGCACAAATCTGATCTCATCATGACCCAATTTCAAACACCTTAGGATAAATTCATACTTACCAAGTTGTACCAAAATCATCCCTACCTGCCTCTCCAACCCGCCGTCCAGTTTGTACTCCACAATCCAACTGTACTCATCTCTCAGATCTTCAAAGGTCCCTTGCCCTCAAAGGCCTCAGGGTATTTACATGCACGGTTCTGTCCGGCACACTTTCCCATGGCCTCTTCCTCTGGCGAACTCCTGGTTACTATTCAGTTCCTCACCTGAACATCAATTCCTCAGGAAGACATCACCTTGCTCTCACAACTAGATTAGTTCTTCCCGCCATACTTTTCTATAATCACCTAACCTATAGACTTTAAACCCCTTGAGACaagaagcatttttcttttctatgcccAGGTTCTGGCCCTTAGGCATCCctcaataaatgactgaatacatGACCCACATGTGTAATGGATTACTGTATATGGCCCGAGAACTGTTACTAAGATATCTTTGATCACTAGGTATATCACTCAGTGACCAAGTAAACTTGAggcaaaaagtaaaatacatttagAAAGCCTCATCTCTTAAATTAGAGATCAGGTGGAAACCTCATCCACTTAATTTGAAGATGAGCTTTGGGAAACTGTTGGAAATCAGGGAGCTTCTTTCTGTTAACCTGATAGTTCATTAATGAGGCTCTCTGTCTTGATTTTCTGCAGCAGTAGTATAACAGCCTATGTTCAGGgatgatttttcaaaatgaacaatCTGCATCAACCTCAGCTTCATCAACTACAActtaaaacatattacaaatgaaaaaaagttatcaagaaaaacatatttgaagtTTCAACAAGTGATATGTTGCCACTTAATATTAAACTAACAACTTCTGTAAGTCAAGTAAAAGTGAGGGTTAGAGCCCGGGTGTGgcagctcaggcctgtaatcccagtacttcgggaggctgaggcaggaggatgacttgagaccaggaattcaagaccagcctggacaacatagtgagaccccatctctaaaaagaaaaaaaaaacctaaaaaaaaaaaagtgaggcttAGATAATCATTAGTTTAATGCTACAATACTCAACCTCTTTCAATAGGTTATCTAATCATGAACCAGAAGGCTGGTTAAGGTAAtataattttcagaaagaaattcaaagagGGGTAATGGTGACTAACTTGAAATGGGTCATTGGtttttccaggaagaaaaacagaggcacagagagggagcTTGAAGGCCCAGTAAGTATAGAACACTTGGTctggaaaagaaaagtgaaagtcTTATTCATTTCACACATGGCTACTGGGAAAGCACCTGCTAAGAAGTTACTGTTATTTTACACAGGGAATTTATGTTTCTCTACAGCAGttctgtccaatagaaatataatgcaagcccatatgaaattttcaattttataatagtcacattaaaaaagtaaacttttaatattttattgaatccaAAATAttacttcattatatattttttaaatatttcagtatataatcaatatctttaaaattaatgaggtttttttagtactaagtctttgaaatccagtatGTAACTGAAAACACCTCTCATtgcagactagccacatttcataTCTTCAATAGCCACATATGCtgagtggctactgtattggacagtgtaAATATGTAACTTTATACTATTATCCAGATGAATGTCagtgtgtgcatacatgtatgtgtataatgCTATTAGCGGTAATTCCAAAGTAATGGAAATATCTGGAGTGTCTTTTGAATGACCAAATAAAGACTATCTTTTTAGTATAATTTgataatcttttatatattttattatgttctaATTCTTTGAATATTGGTAACCCTTAGATGGACTATGCTTAGCTATATTAATGGAGTCATTATTTGTGACATCTTGATTCAAGAACCATCTGTCAACAAAGTTTCCTTTAAACAAGCCTCAAGGAGGACACAGAGTGCCTGAGGGGAAGATTAAGCGGACATATGGAAATCACCATGGTCTCCTCAGACAGAGGCTTCTTGAGCAGGTCCGGTCTAGGCCCTCCTGATGAGGAGACTACCTTCCCCTGCTGCCCAGGAAGTGAGAGAAGAAGGGCCTCTCGAACAGGCAGAGATGTGGACAATGACTAATTGTATGCAGGAAGAAAAGCACCTGTGGTACTATCCAGGCAACTTCCTTGACATGGCCTCTGCAGTCAATTCACTTCACTAAAAGAGGTATCTTACCTCCTAACATTTCTCATCCTGGGCATTCTAGATAAATGGGCATTTGCTGCTCTCTTCTGATTATGGCTACAGTGAGTATGGCATCGTGATCCccaggggtggggtagggaggggaagggaggggaagtaCTGACCCCCTCTTCTGAGGGAAGGAGTCCGTCTGAACCAACTGTTGATCTGAAATTCTACAGccttacatatgtatattttgaaTTGTGTGGGAGATGGGCACCATTTCATATTCTTGATAGCAAATAAAGTTATTCCAAATGAAAGTAGACACCTTACGAACATGGCAATCATAGCTCAATCTTTAGTTGTTACATATTTTTTGATGagccaacaaaatattttttgttgtgtttcaCTTTAACTGTTACCTTTTAACTAATACATTTAACTTTTCAACTTTTGGCTTAATTTATCAATTGTCCTTATTTATTAACCTCAACCTGATTAGTACAAATAACATATAGGTACTACATACTAGATTTAAGcagaaaacagagataagaaataaactattattttgTGAATGCCTATTATGTGTTAGGTTCTGAGCTAGCATTTTTCAAACATTAGAGTCATCATATTTGAGATGGGACAGTTGAAgctattttatagtttctttctctcacacacatacgCACAATAAGATGgcttatatatatttacacacacccTTGAGACTTCTTGATACAAAATAGTACATAGCCCATAAACCTGAGAATCCTAAAATATCTTTGTTAtcaatttattgttttctttctagaCTTTAGCCTCAATTCCTATTTTATAGCTTTAAGTTACTTCTGAATTAGTTCTGAACAGAGCAGTttcttcatttaagaaaaaaaagatattttttttttttagaatgttaCATGAGAAATAACTTCAGTCAACTCTTTGGCAAGTATTCAAAGCTATTATGACAGCTATCAATGTTTTAGCCAGTTAATTAACTAGGAATCTTgtcttcctttttgtctttcatcTCAGTAAGTACTTTGTATATTGACCAGATTTTGAAAGTTAAAACTATCACTTTGGCTTGTCATTTCTAATTAATTCTCTTACTCAGTAAAGCTTTTcctttactttattttactttacttttattctttcatctATCCAACAAATCTtcatttaatttatgtttcttaCAGGTCTACCATGTGCACATTTTTCTGAGACTATTTCTTTAGTCGACTCCTATGCTCCACACACTCAAAGGATTTAAGTTTTCCTTCAACTGACAGGCATTATCatcttaaattttatgtaatattatgaCATGATCTATCCAGTTAAACACAGACATCCAGAAATAGAGTCAGTCCCCATCCAGACAGGAAGTAGGTTCTAAATACCAGTAGTTATAATGTCATGGATCAGGAAACTATGACAACAGAAATGAAATTGTTCCCTCCTGAGACCTTGCCAAGATTCCCAGGCAGACCAAGGTTGTCTGCTCCACTCTCTAATTCTTTACCCCACAACTCTCTCATGCAACGAAAATTACCACCTTTCAAAATTATTCCAAATGTAtaggtttgtgaatattttatgcaTTCCAATCTGCCTGCTAGGATGGAGGATGCTCAACAAGGGGCTGGAGCTCAACAAGAGGCTACACAAGCTACAGACAATTCCTGGACTTATAAGTAAAAATTCCATTATGTTCACACTCTATTTGAATTCATGCAAATAAAGGAAACCAGCTTcacagttaaaaaagaaaagcaaagactgctatgaaaaggaaaaggagttaAAGATGCAATACTAGCTAATTTCAAAAGTCCATTTATagtaaagataaacaaatgaaggGAAGCAgcttcacagttttaaaaaaagcaaaaactgctataaaaagaaaaaggagtcaaAGATGCAATAACTAATTTCAAAAGTCCatttatagcaaaaataaatataaaaaagtaccAATTGTGACCTTTTATTCACCATTTACAGATGATCCATCAGTTCAGCAGACAACACATTGGAcccttcatttaattttatttgcattgaaGATGGACACATGGAAGGAAAGGGCCTAGACATTGCCTCCAGACTTGACTTTGACTTGGGGTCTCACCTACCTCTCACTAGCTAAGTAACTTTAGAAAAGGTACTTGTAACTCTCTGAGTCAGAGTCTTTGTATGTGAAGTAGGAACAATGTCAACCATGACCCAGGGTtgctttgaggggaaaaaaaaaattaagcaatatgGATAGCAGTGCCCAACGCTGTTTGGAACAAGATAGGTCTGGATTAACATTAGTTCCCCTTTCATCCCCCACTTGTCTGTGTGCAAAAAATTTGCTTTTGTCTTTGAAACATGaaacttctcccctcccccatcagtACACATTTTTCAAGTCATCACAAGTCTAAGAACAGACATTAAAAAATGACTGCAAAATGATGGACCCATTGAACAGAGTTTTGAGAACGAAAAGTTATATGTTAAGCCTCATGTTAACTATATTAACAACGGAGATGCCAATTGTCCTTGTGCTTTTCTTTTATGTTGCATAGTCTAATTAAAactatatcatttttttaaaaaagcccttAGGCTAAATGACAGGATATGGGATCAAGTCCAATTGCTATTCCTGATATGCCCCTTAGCTTGTTCTTTAACAAGGGTGATAGGTCAAAGATGGAAATCAAATTCTTAAATCTTGGCTTAGCTGGATCCTGCCATTAATATGCTGAGAGACTAAAAAGTGTTTTACAcgtggagggagagggggagaggtgaAGAGAAGGTATCATAAGAAACTTTCCTCTGCATAGTTTTCTCAGAGTACTGCAATCATTGCCATAagcaaatgggagaaaaatattgatAGAAAGGGATCTTtttatattaagaagaaaaaatggtgTGGAgttaaaactgaaactctgtacacTTTAAACTAGAAGTAACAGGCAACGCGAGTTTTTCCAGGACTTGTCCTATGGTGCAGTCCACGGGAGTGAGGGGTGGTAGCTAATTCTTGGTCCCAGACCCAACTCACCCAGCTGGAGCTGTTCGCACGTCCGGCCTGGATTCTTTCCAATTCTGCATCTGTAAATCGCCCCGGGATTGACCACTGAAGCGTTGGCGAGCCAGTTGGCAGTGGGCGCCCCCACTACGAGCCTAAAGCGACAAACGTGCACGTGCGCTCAGACGTGAGCTGTGCTGCCCACTGAACTCCCCGTCTAGACCAACGTGCAGTTGGCAGCGGggcaccttcccccaccccctcctcccctcaccaccCCCGCACCCCGCCGGCCACCTCTGACAGTTTCAGGGCCTTGCCCCCGAGCACACCAGGAGCTGCCACCCCAAGATAAGTTCGTTTCCCCGGGAGATCTCCAGCGAGCTGGCTGTCGCAGCGGTTCCCTTTGCCTTCTCCAGGGAAAGGAAAGTTTGAACCGGGCAGGGAATCCCTGGGGCGCCGTTCTCACCCCGCTCTGGGATGCCCAGAGCTCCCCAGTCCGGCTCCACTCACCATCGGTTCTCCCCGTGGCTGTGCAGCACGACGGAGTAGCCAAACAGCGTGTTCGGGGGGCCCTGGTAAAGCAGCGCGCTCCCGGTGTCCACGTTGTAGGCGCGTCCGGTCGGGACCCCCAGGCACAGCAACAGCATCACCATCACCGCCTTCCGGACAGCGGCCCCTCTGGGGCGGGGGCCGCGCGTCGCTTCTCCAGCCATGTGCTCTCCGTGGGGAACATTCAACACCAAACAGCCACTGCCCCAAAGTTGCACGACATGCGACGGCTGGCCAAGGGGGAAGAGCGCCCCAAGAGATGAGGCGCCGTGTGTCCGGCCCTGGCTGgcgagaggaaaggagggagggaagggggaggggaagtcCCCAGCCGCGGGCGGAGCGATCGGGGCGGCCTGGGATGCCGCGCGCCCGCCGGGCCCCACGCCCCGATTCCGCGGCCGGGAGGTGCGGGTGTTCGCGCGGTCCCGGGGCGCTGGCGGCTGGGTGGGGTCCCGGGCGTGGTGCGAAAGCGCAGGGCCGGGCTCCGTCTCCCCCCACGCGCGGCTGTAGGGGGCGCTGGGGGACCTCAGCTGCGCAGGACGC
The nucleotide sequence above comes from Eulemur rufifrons isolate Redbay chromosome 1, OSU_ERuf_1, whole genome shotgun sequence. Encoded proteins:
- the ITGA4 gene encoding integrin alpha-4 isoform X2, coding for MAGEATRGPRPRGAAVRKAVMVMLLLCLGVPTGRAYNVDTGSALLYQGPPNTLFGYSVVLHSHGENRWLVVGAPTANWLANASVVNPGAIYRCRIGKNPGRTCEQLQLGSPTGDPCGKTCLEERDNQWLGVTLARQPGENGSIVTCGHRWKNVFYIRSENKLPTGVCYGMPSDLRTELSRRISPCYQGSISVYRART